One Carassius gibelio isolate Cgi1373 ecotype wild population from Czech Republic chromosome A7, carGib1.2-hapl.c, whole genome shotgun sequence DNA window includes the following coding sequences:
- the LOC128017218 gene encoding olfactory receptor 50-like, with product MSNATDDVNSYPHVRVWAAGVSLIILAFFNLIINWTIVREVRLRSHARFVLVFHLLFSALVYFAVSFSFNLQSYLKAATRPTICLALIKGLMTSGSNIILTITAMALDRYFAICYPLHYSKVCFKPWPWLIGILTWGLALIIPLTLSPKIENGTVSCGRKSLRGGEMHKIVLISICTVLIVYSYVRILCEGRRLGVLNRRNRAACKTIALHGTQLAVFILPNFILFLLHILKSKELLESSTKELFAVISFAFFSLAQCIAPIVYGLRKEELLEHLNHRFPCLSVQLKRILEWTVNITHPNRRRQQRERRMTSETLLSREISQTTV from the exons ATGTCAAATGCTACAGATGATGTCAACTCGTATCCACACGTACGTGTTTGGGCAGCGGGAGTTTCTTTGATCATTTTGGCTTTTTTCAACTTGATCATCAACTGGACCATAGTGCGCGAGGTGCGTCTGCGGAGCCATGCGCGCTTCGTCCTCGTGTTCCATTTGCTGTTCTCCGCGCTGGTTTACTTCGCAGTCAGCTTTAGCTTTAACTTACAAAGTTACCTGAAAGCAGCGACCAGGCCAACCATATGTCTGGCGCTAATCAAAGGTCTGATGACAAGCGGCTCCAATATCATCCTCACCATCACGGCGATGGCGCTGGACCGTTATTTTGCCATATGTTACCCGCTCCACTACAGCAAAGTCTGTTTTAAACCCTGGCCATGGCTCATCGGGATCCTAACATGGGGACTGGCGTTGATTATTCCTCTCACCCTATCACCCAAAATAGAAAATGGCACTGTGTCATGTGGAAGAAAATCTTTGCGAGGCGGAGAAATGCACAAAATCGTTTTAATATCCATCTGTACTGTTCTTATCGTGTACAGCTATGTACGGATCTTATGTGAGGGGCGTCGTCTGGGTGTGTTGAACCGGCGCAACCGGGCTGCTTGTAAGACTATCGCTCTCCACGGCACGCAGCTGGCCGTCTTCATCCTCCCGAATTTCATACTGTTTTTGCTGCATATCCTTAAAAGCAAAGAATTACTCGAGAGTTCCACAAAAGAGCTTTTTGCTGTCATAAGTTTCGCTTTCTTCAGCCTGGCGCAGTGCATTGCGCCGATAGTATACGGACTGCGTAAAGAGGAACTACTGGAACATCTTAATCACCGGTTCCCGTGTTTATCCGTCCAGTTGAAACGCATTTTGGAGTGGACTGTCAACATCACACATCCCAATCGGCGTCGCCAGCAAAG GGAGCGGAGAATGACTTCAGAGACTTTATTATCAAGAGAGATCTCACAGACGACTGTGTGA